The sequence below is a genomic window from Gopherus evgoodei ecotype Sinaloan lineage unplaced genomic scaffold, rGopEvg1_v1.p scaffold_103_arrow_ctg1, whole genome shotgun sequence.
AGGCGCTGAAGAAGCACGAAGCTCCACCCACATGGGAGACGCCTTCATCTCCCTTCACAAGTGCGGGAAGAGCTTCCGGCAGAAGGGCAACCTGGTGTCACACGAGAGGAGCCACCTGGAGGAGAAGCCGCACCGATGCCCTGAGTGCGGGAagtgcttccgggagcagcgctTCCTGGCCAACCACCAGCGCACTCACACCCAGGAGCGGCCCTACCAGTGCCCCCAGTGCCAGAAGAGCTTCAGTGCCAAGCAGGGGCTCCTCGTCCACCAGCGCCTGCAcaccggggagcagcccttccaATGCCCCCTCTGCGGGAGGAGCTTCACCGAGAGGAAGAACCTCAACAAGCACCAGCGGACGCACAGCGGGGAGACCCCCTTCACCTGCGGGGAGTGCGAGAACAGCTACACCCAGAAGTACAGCCTGAAGGTACACCAGCGAACGCACAGCGAGGAGACTTCCCACACCTGCAGCGAGTGTGGGGAGAGCTTCAAGCAAAGGAACCACCTGGTGAGCCACCAGCGGAGCCACAAAGCCGGGAGCCTCTACATCTGTGCCGAGTGTGGGGAGAGCTACAGCCAGTGGGCGCATTTCACCGCCCAAGAGAGAATCCACACCAGGCAGAGCCAGCCAGCGTGCACTGAATATCGGTAACAGAGGCTACGTATCTCAGAGCATGCCAAGGATCCAGACGAGAGCCCACATCCATACACGAGTTAAGGGCCCCGGCTAGGTATAGGGCATTAGCCAGAGCCATTCTGAACCAGAATGCTTCCCGGCAGGCGTCAGAACGTCTGACCTCCTTGTGTttccctaaaagcagcaaagaatcctgtggcaccttatagactaaggattctttgctgcttttacagatccagactaacacggctacccctctgatacttgtgtttCCCTGTCTCTCTAAGGACCCGATCCAGTCAACGGGAacctttctgttgacttcagtctgGAAAGGGTCTTGGTTTTGTAAACTGGGTAGAACTTGCCATAAACCATTTTACAAGCCAACTAGGTAACAGTGATAAGCATCATGCAGCATTTACGTGGTCTCTAGACTTGcaagcaatgttccctctaattttttgaCAGGCCGCGTGCACAAAAAATTCTCCTGTGCAAATTTTTGTGCCATGTGCGCGGAGTTTAGGATCTGTGTGTGGGTGCACACgcgcacagcttagagggaacagtgCTTACAGGTACTTGTAAACATCAGTTAATTAAATCAGGCAGAATCCTAGTCTAGGATGCTGTGTAGGTCAATCAGTTTGTAACACAGCCTGTAGGGGCTGGGGATCCATTTGGAAGTTGTGTTCACGCCTTCCTGGGACGATTTTATTTCAGAAGAGCTCTGTCTAAAATGTTGTCCCTCTCGGGCAAGCAGGACCAAAGAAACTGGCTCAAAACACAGAGAATGCTTCGCAGagccaatcctgctcccactgaagtccatggagaaTTTGCAATCGAGGCCTTTATGTTTGCTGACTGCACACAATGCATTTAGAGTAGAAATTGCAAACTTTAAAGGGAAGTGATTCCATTTCTAAGGCACTTACCTCATGCAAGAAACATTTGTGTCTTGACATCTGATGCTGATGTCGTAAACAAAGctagagctggggcagagaagaTCTTTAAGCTGCAACTTTCACTGGGTTTAGCTGAGCGGGAAAGGCTGGATCCCCTGGCAGCAAACATAAAACCAGCACCTTCAGAAAACGACAGTTGGTGAAAGAACTTCTGGGGATCCTGGCAAGGATGGACCCATGACAGGCATCACTAACCTCCCTACTGGGTATACTTGAAGACTTAAATTTAAAAAGCTAATGCCCTCAAGGGGCAGGCAGTTTGAGACGGGCAACAAACCCAGACACACAGAATACACTGTACAAAAACCCACCAGCCACAACTAACAAGATTCCTCCAATAACACAATGTGTTATAGTATGATTGGCTCCTAGAGAAAGCCTGGGCTCCAGATTCTCGCTGATCATGAGTGGATGCTGGTATTCCAGTGGGAAGGAAGCACCCAGTCCCACCTATTCATGAAGAGTTTTAAGGGGACTTGCTGAATTTAGCTACCAAAATTCACCCTTTGCATGTAGAGAAATACCACGTGTATGCATCACTTGCTGGAGGTGCAGGTCTTGGTGAGACATTTATCAATGACGCTGCTGGACACGAGGGAAGGGACCAAGTTCTGGCAGCCATTGGGCAGCAGAAAGATTAGCTCAAAGCACATGCTAAGATGTTCATTCTTCCAGATTTAAGTACAACCACAGCAAAATTGAAGCAAAGAATGTCACGCTGTGAAGCAGAAGTCCTGTGGGTGAGGCCACAAGCGTTTCCATTCTGTTTCCTGCCAATGCATGGGTAATTCTTAACAAGTCCTTTACCTGTTGGAACATTGGGTGATGAAATTGGGTGCTGAGAAACATCACACAAGGCAATGCCAGAGAAGAAGAGGGTTTGAAAGGTGACCCGGGAGATGAATGAGCTGTAACTGTGCCATTTGGATGACTAACACTCAGGCTGTGAATGCAGGCTCTTAGAAtttattactgttatttattatttgcataatGTCAGCAGGTGCTGAGCAGTTTACGGACAGGGGTAAAGGAAATGCTTCGCTTCATTGATTTTACAGTTTAAAGTTCCTGTCTACTATATGGTCCTTAATGCACAAACATTAAAATCAGCACTAAGAGTTTTGATGTCTGTTCCGTACCATTTAATTGTGTTGAGCTAGAAGCTACTCAACCTATTATTTTGTAGAAATATATAACACAGAATTCTCTTTAAATGTGGTACTGATTTTCAAATGTGGTAAGGAGAGTGATCCTGACAATTAAGGTCTGTAACTCATAGCCCTAGTAAAAACAGTAAAACATATTAAGGGAGAAAAAATCACTCATCAGCCACAAGGAACAGAATCATGAGCAATAATGAGCATGGGTTAATTATTATGAGGAATAGTTAGGCACAGAGAATATGTTTGGCATTGCACAAGACAGAAATCAGTTGTCTACAATTATCCTAACTTGAGGTGCTGATGATTGTAAGGCAAATGTAGAAAAGATGAGATGTATTAAGGAGATTCTCTGTGAAAAGAATAAAATTTGCTGCATAAACACAACTGGCATTTTAACAGAACGGCAAATTAGGGGGTAGAGTGACTGCAATAAATCAGAAATGTGAAATATATTTGGATTTTAGTCAAGTATTTGATTATGTGACTCACaaaattttctttgaaaagttaATTCATATTGGTTTGGATTGAAAACCGGCTGGAAGACCAGTCAATCTAACCTATCTATGTTCTTAATATGGTTCCCATCACTGGGTTATTTTCAGAAAGAGTAATCAGAAATGGTCATGTAACCAGTTATAGGGAGGTGTCTCACAGGCTTTAGAGTAACTGGTGAGAGGTCCTGTTTTAACATCTCAGTCAATGACCTCAAAGAGGAGGTGACCAGCACACAAATGAAATCTGCACATGATACTAAATCGGAAGGAGTTGCAAACATCAGACAAGACCTGGAAATAATCTCAAGGGTCCTAGTGGCATTAGAGACCTGGGCAGAAAATAACTAAATTAACATCAACTTGGAAAAAGGCAGAACATGTCAGGGAAAGTAACCAGAATCTCATGtagacagtggggaaggaaacaCCTGGGAAGCAGAAATGGCTGGAATGGACCTAGGTGGTGGTCCAgtgaggatggagctcggctgttctccgtggtacccaatgacagaacaaggagcaatggtctcaagttgcagtgggggaggtctagattggatattaggaaacactatttcactaggagcgtggtgaagcactggaatgggttccctagggaggtggtggaatgtcctcccttagaggtttttaaggtcaggcttgacaaagccctggctggaatgatttagttggggttggtcctgctttgaacagggggttggactagatacctcctgaggtctcttccaacccagatattctatgattccaggtCTGCAAATTAGATGCATGATGTGGCAGCAAAAAGTTTTGTCCCGTGTGCTGTCATTAGCACTGGTTTTCAAAAATCAAATGAGAAGAAAATTCCAAAAAAGTGACCAGCACATCAGTTATCGAAGCATTTCCTATTGGTCCTTGAAGAGTTCCTGTTACAATTTTGAAATGGGCTGGAAAGTTCTGGGATAGAGCATAACGGTCCATGGCCACATGTCCATAGACGCCACCACGACCAACTCAGCTGTACttctgcagcagtggggctctcaAACTCAGGAACACAGGAATGGCCCTGAGAACACAATAGCAGCgaggcttctccccctccctggctCCAGACACACACTAGAGGGCAATGGTGCACAGACCTGCTAGCCTGATACTGCAGTTCTCACCTGTGAGCTGAGGCTGGGGAATTTCTTTCTAGACAGTTAAGTGGTTAGAAGAAAATTCTCaattttctttgggtttttttgttgttgttctttttgttttttgctttgtttaagGTAGTTCCTTGTTCTAGCAGCCATGTGGATGCCAGGTGCTGGGGTCTTGGATTGGTCCCCTGCCTCCAGGCCGGCGGCAGGGGCTCGGTTGTGGCATGCAGTGGCAGTACACTGACCTGCACTGGTAGAGCACTCCTTGCCTCTTGACCCCAGACATGCAGTCCTGTCTGAAGGCAGCTCTGGCCAGAGTGGGGCCTTCCAAGGGTTCATGGAGGGAATAAAAGagatgagctgctggatgggctcGGAGGACCACATGCTAG
It includes:
- the LOC115639677 gene encoding gastrula zinc finger protein XlCGF7.1-like, with the translated sequence MGDAFISLHKCGKSFRQKGNLVSHERSHLEEKPHRCPECGKCFREQRFLANHQRTHTQERPYQCPQCQKSFSAKQGLLVHQRLHTGEQPFQCPLCGRSFTERKNLNKHQRTHSGETPFTCGECENSYTQKYSLKVHQRTHSEETSHTCSECGESFKQRNHLVSHQRSHKAGSLYICAECGESYSQWAHFTAQERIHTRQSQPACTEYR